In Aedes albopictus strain Foshan chromosome 3, AalbF5, whole genome shotgun sequence, the genomic window gtgatgcggcagcattagccttaaaatggacattcaatcctcccgcggcatcccatttcggcggagtatgggagaggcttattaaaatcataaagttatcgctatataaaatgctgaagcagtatggtagtcgtttaccacgaccagcaattttaagatctgctctgatccaagtagaatttattctaaactctcgtccattaacacacataccagtagaagatatcgacgacgaaataatgacaccatttcatattctaattggtcgtgctggagaatatgtaccaccttatgatccaactgcaattcacttagaaaaacatcattggaaaaaggttcaaaactatgggaaatatttttgggatcGGTGGACGAAAGAGTACCTTCCATTATTGTTGAAACGAAATAAATGGACTAATCAAATTGAACCTATTAAAGTTGACGATATTGTTGTAATAACTGATGATAAGGCACCTCCTGGAACATGGCTGAAAGGTCGAGTAATCAGTGTTAGAATGGCTAAAGATGGACAAGTAAGATCTGCTGAAATTAAAACATCTAAAGGTATTTATGAAAGACCAGCCGTCAAAGTGGCAGTTTTAGATGTTCGGAAAATTCAAAAGCCAAAGCCATCTTTAGAAACAAATGATGATTTATTTCAACAAACTCAAAACTTTCAAGGAAGTCATGACACAATTCCACTTTCAGAACCGAAGAAACTAGATTCACCAGATTTAATCCCGAATCAAGATGATCATGAAGAAATGTGCAATCTACGTTCGAATAAAACCATAAGAACAAAAAATCCTAGTAACTTCATATCGTTTATGTTGCTTGTATACATGTTTACATTAATCTTTGGTTTCGAAACTAGAGGATTGATAGCATTTGATTGTGCCAACCCAGAGGTAAACATGACAAGTTACTCGCTTCTTGATGTAGCTTCTTGTATTCCTCAGAAAAGTAATTTGAGTTCAACAGAAATAACAATACAGGTTTTACAAAGGAATGTAAAaagtttaactaaagttcttcaaTGTAAGGTAATAATTCGAAGGTCCATAAGACATTGTGGAGCATTTTCGCATACTTCAGATTATCAGTATGGATATTCTTACATCGTCAAAGAGTTCAATTCAGAAGAATGTACAAAGGTACACGCTTTAGGAATTGTATCGCTGACTCATGACAGACAAATTAATGAGCTGAAGTTAAATTCCACTACAAGGGGTGAAACGCTTATTGTAGGTAGCGTGACTGGAAATTCATGCAACGGAGGCACATATAGTACACCATTCTATACATGGACTGGGGCACTAGTTTATTATGAGTACGAGATTGCTCTATACGACTATATTGCAAATATTGACCTTGAAAATGAtcagatatatttgaaaaatggtTTAATGTGTTCGTATTCAATTGGAACATGTCTAGATTCCGAAGAAGGTTATTTGACCTGGAATGTAGACTTGAATCAGTCCTGTGAAACAACTgaatttgaagtaatttatgaaggactTGTCAATAAAACTGCAAGTTTAGAGGGTAATATAAAGCAAACTCATTCAGTGGTTTACAGCACTATTTCAGAAAAGCAAGTATTTTCGATCAAAACACGAGAAGATACTCGCATTTGTGGTTACAACGGATTTACTACTGATCATCCTAGAATTTTAATAATTGAAACAGAGAGTATTAGATCTCCATTTACACGAAAAGCAAACAGTGGAAAAAATTTGGATTTGTTTACTTATTTTAATTCCAAAATTACTCTTGTAGAAAGTTATATTGGTCAatctttaaatgatatttacaatATGGTTATGGCTGAAATGTGTAAGTTAgataaagttcttttagaaactaAGCTTACACTGGCTAGGCTTAACCCGAATGAATTCGTCAGCAGCATAATGAAGAGAAATGGTTACACAGCAGTAGTCGCTGGCGAAGTTTTGCACGTTTTGGAGTGTAAACCTGTTTACATTACACCAAGATTTACTGAGCAATGTTATCAAGAAATTCCCGTtttttacaataatgtgtcaatgTTTTTAGCTCCAGTTACACGCGTTTTACAAACATTAGGAACAGAAATAGAGTGTACTCCTCTACTTCCTGCCAAATTCAAATTTGGGAGCAGATGGTACACCACAGATGGAAGATTACGAGAAACCACTGCGCCAAGTAAACTATCAACTGATATTGTTACCAGCTGGTCATACACGCCATTGCCAAACTTAATGGAGAGTGGGGTTTATGATTCCAACAGTTTGGTCAAAATGAGGAACATGATATATGAACAAGGCGAAAGACGTGTAGCATCTTCTgtagtttataaaattttagcTGGACAAAATCCTAATACTCAAGGCTTTAGATTTGATGCTTTATTATCTGAGAAAATAATTGATGGTGCAATACATAAGTACTGGAACAAAGTGTTGTCTTGGAGCACATGGTTGGGAAACACTACGTCAACATTCATCGGTATTTACCTATTCGCTCGAGGTTTAAAATTTATTGTTGATACAATCATACATAGTCAGATATTATATGACATCTATGGTATCAGTTGGAAACTAATAGCATCATTCTGGGACTCATTAACTAATTTTTTGTCGCATAAAAACATTAGAAGGGAGACGGTAAACAAAATGGAAAATAATAGATGTTCAGAAGAGAATCAACAACCAAACAATgaaacagaagaaacagaaatgaacctgtatagaggaaatgtgtatccaaaattcaacacaaatgtctagtcctaagtaaaaagacaatattaatatcatttcatataataagtaataaatcgcttatcgacaattattattgtaaatctagtagatttacggggtccggaatgtaacgaacgcgaatcaatcaatttgcatttcaaactcaagttgtcattttccttaagttatacagcgcaccgcatggcatattgttagttgcaatatgcgcatagttgataattctctgctacccaagacaattacgtcataaactaatcttctacgaaggaccaagaaagagacccataaattgtaatgaaaatagtgacgcaccgatagtggcggcgataacaaagtagagataataagaaagggacccaaaagataatgagtcaaatcaggtagaatgtattgtacattcattcatatatataaggcttagcattagtaataaagttagttctagaccacagttctacagtgtatgttttctacatccgaaaaccgtaaagctccggtgtCACAGGTAGCTTGGAAAAGTTATGTGACAAACTTGAGAAGGCTTCTCTGGAAGTTCGATCATTTTTCTCTAGAAGCTTAGGAAAACTTTTCTAACTATATTGGGAAGTTTCTCCCGGGGTTCGAAGAAGCTTCTCCAGATGCCTGGGAATTTTTTTCAGGTAGCATGGGAAAGCTTTTCCAGAAACTTGGGAATAGTTCTCCAGAAGCAtgagaaagcttctccagaagcttcacaccaaaaatcgattgagggtttcagcaaaattttgctggattttgccgagctgaaagtttcagcaaaaaatttgctgaaattcagcaaaatttgctaatttgttcagtaaactctgctgatcacctgtaacattttgctaaaattcagcaaactttgctgaaaattcagcaaCAAGTTTTGCTGGATCTTTCAGCTcgacaaaattcagcaaaatattgctgaaagcgtttggtgtgttgCAAAAGGTACTCCAAAAGCTTAAAACAAATCCTGAAGCTCCGAAAAGCTtcttcagaagcttgggaaagcttctccagaagcttaggAAAGCTTCTCAGGAGCTAacgggaatttctacaaaagcATGAGGTTTTTTTATTAGCTAAGGAAAGCTTCTCGAACTCGAAAGTGCTTCTTCAGaaacttggaaaagcttctctggaACTTACGagggcttctccagaagcttcagGCTTTTTCATTAGCTAGAGATAACTTCTCCAAAAGCTTcgaaaagcttctccagaagctttggtaagcttctccggaagctttggTAAGCTTCTCCAGTAGCTTTGAGGCTCTCCAAAAGCTTGAGacagcttctccagaagcttaagGAAGCCTCTCCAATAGCTTGggcaagcttctccagaagcgttGGTAAGCTTTTCGACAAGCATTGGAATGTTGCTCCAGAAGCTTAGAAAAAGCTTCAGAAGTTTCCAGAAGCTTGGGGGGAGCTAATCTGGCGTGTACGAGAGCTTTTCTAGACCCTCTAGGCTTTTTTATTAGTTTgcgaaagcttctcagaagctaGGAAAAGTTTATCCGAAAATTTGGTAAAGCTTCTCCAAACGCTTCGAAAAATGTCTACAAAAGTGCTTTTCCAGAAACTTGGGAAAAGCTTGggcaagcttctccagaagctttggtAAGCTTCTCCACAAGCATTGGAATGTTTCTCATGAAGCTTAGAAAAGCTTTAGAAGTTTCCAGAAGCTTAATaaaacttctccagaagcttggggGGATCTAATCTGGCGCGTACGAGAGCTTTTCTAGACCTTTGAAGCTTTTTTATTAGTTTGCGAAAACTTTTTCAGAAGCTAggaaaagtttctccagaaatttggaaaagcttctccaaaaGCTTCTAAAGTGCTTCTTCAGAAACTTGGGAAACTGTTACATCATAGCAACCGAGCAATTGATAAATCTAAGCAATCTAATGTAACTTGATTATGACATTCAATAAACTTTCAATTCATTCTTTGTCCAACCTTCAAATAAGTAAGACTTATCCACGGACATTTCAATTGGCGACGAGAAGTTAGAACTCACGAAAATGCCAGAAGGAGATAACGCCGTTCCTGAAATCCAGCAAGTCATTCTTCAAATGGCCCAGCTTCTACAGCAGATggcacaacagcagcagcaagcaCTTCCACAGGTTCAATCTCAAGAGCAGATTTTGGAGTCCCTGTCCTCAAACATAACCGAGTTTGCCTTCGATGAAGAAAACGGAGTGACGTTTGGACGTTGGTTTGACCGCTATCAAGACCTCTTCGAGAATGACGCCCGCCAGCTGGAAGACGCCGCAAAAGTTCGCCTGCTCCTCCGGAAGCTGGATACTCCTTCGCATAGCCGTTACATCAATTACATACTCCCGAAGCTTCCAAAAGACGTGACGTTTGAAGACACCGTgaagattctgaagaaaatctttgaaaatcaaGTCTCCACGTTCCGGAAGAGTATTCCAATGTCTCCAGTTGGTGAAGAGTGAATCTGAAGATATTATCAGCTATGGTGgacacacagacaaacagacgtaacacttcgaacatttttcgattcaaatcatagtcacggaaacatattcgcccaatgctaaaattactaagtttggccgaccatcaactaggtggcggtagtgagcaaacgtcaaactcgaacaaaaacgatgtgggcaccacaggtgggtagttggccaactatcaaattttgaaaaagatcgttaaatcgaagtacgatgggaattatcagagtgttccgtctgtttgtctgtggtggacATGTCAACCGAGCCTGTGAAGATTTTCAATTCCAAAACCTTACCCTGGACCATTTCAAATGCCTCATGTTCGTCAGTGGACTCAAAGCCTCAAAACACGCCGATGTTCGAGCAAGACTTCTTTCGATCCTGGAACATGAGAAACCTGAAGCACCAGCCACTCTCCAGTCGTTAATTGACGAGTATCAACGCCTCATCAACCTGAAGGAAGACACAAGCATCATCGAACAGCAAACCAGTTCGAAGTCAGCGGTTCACGCCATCAGGGACAGGAAGGGTTCAGCGTCTCAGAACAGTTTCTCGAAGTCAGAAAGTAAGAAGCCGAAGACACCTTGTTGGCAGTGCGGCCAAATGCACTTTGTGAAGGAATGCGTTTTCAACAACCACCTCTGCAGAGACTGCAACCGTGTCGGCCATAAGGAAGGATACTGTTCCTGCTCCAAGAAATCATCAAATCCGGCTAAGACCACACCATCAACCATCAGCAAGAAGCGAAAGAAGGGGAAATCCAGTGTTGAAGCCAAAGGCGTGTTCGTTGTCAACCACATTGAACACCGGGAAAACAAGCGGAAGTTCGTTACCGTGGCGATCAACGGAGTACCAGTCCCTCTTCAAATCGATTCGGCCAGCGACATCTCCATTGTTTCGGAAACTGTCTGGAAGCAACTCGGCAAGCCGGCGATCAATCCATCATCAAGCCAAGCCTCAAACGCATCGGGTGATCCACTATCTCTAGTCGGTGAGTTTGAATGTGAAGTATCCATCAAAGGAGAAACGAAGCGAGGCAGATGTTTCGTCACATCCGTACGTGATCTGAATCTGATGGGCATTGAATGGATTGACTTGTTCAACTTCTGGTCAATTCCGTTTGATTCCATTTGCAATCAAATCGTGATGCCTTCCAAACGTGAAATCGATCGAGAGATTCAGCAGCTGAAACTCAAGCACAAAGAAGTTTTCAACGAGACCCTTGGACTGTGCAACCGCACTAAGGTACAGCTGCATCTCAAGCCCGGAAGTAAGCCAGTTTTCTGCCCAAAACGACCCGTTCCGTTTCATTCCGTACCGTTGGTTGATGCTGAACTCAATCGTCTTCAAAGCCTAGGAATAATCACACCTGTGGATTTCTCGGAGTGGGCAGTCCCCATCGTAGCTGTGAAGAAACCGGATGGCAGAGTTCGCATTTGCGTGGATTACTCGACAGGCCTGAACAACGCTATGGAAGCCAACAACTATCCCCTGCCGgtaccagaagaaatttttgcccAGCTGGCAGGATGTCAAGTCTTCAGTGTGATCGACCTGTCCGATGCGTATCTTCAATGCGAAGTAACCGAAGATTCTAAACAACTTCTGACGATCAACACGCATAGAGGATTGTTTCGCTTCAACCGCCTGGCCCCAGGAGTCAAATCAGCGCCAGGGGCATTCCAACAAATGATAGAAAGTCTCATCGCGGATCTTCCTGAAGTACGACCTTTCATCTATGACATCATCATCTTCAGCAAGGACTGGAAATCTCATGCTGAATAAGTTGCTGCAAAGACTGACGGATTGCGGATTTCATCTGAAAATTCAAAAATGCAAGTTTTTCCAAACTGAAGTCCGTTACCTAGGCCACATCACCGATCGCAATGGTATCCGCCCTGACCCCGAGAAAGTGGAAACAATCTCGAGCATTCCCCCACCAACGAACGTATCCGAGCTGAGGTCCTATCTTGGCGCCGTGAATTACTATGGCAAATTCGTACGGAATATTCACGAGCTGCGTCATCCCCTGGATCAGCTGCTGCGCAAGGACGTCAAGTGGAACTGGAGTGCCGATTGCCAGCGATCATTCGAACAATTCAAGGAAGTGCTGAAATCCGATCTTCTCCTGACCCACTACAATCCGAAACTCCCAATCGTCGTAGCTGCAGATGCATCAAAAACTGGAATCGGTGCCGTAATTTTCCACAAGTTTCCGAACGGTAGCATGAAAGCTATTCAACACGCTTCACGCACTCTCACCCCTGCTGAGCAAGCCTATGGACAACCGGAAAAAGAAGCCCTAGCCCTCGTTTACGGAGTAACCAAATTCCACAAGATGCTGTTGGGTAGAAGATTCACACTCCAGACGGACCATAAGCCACTTCTGTCAATTTTCGGATCGAAAAAGGGTATTCCGGTGCACACGGCAAATCGCTTGCAGCGCTGGGCCCTCATCATGCTGAATTACGATTTCGACATTCAGTACGTCTCAACAAACGAATTTGGATGTGCTGACATGCTTTCCCGCCTTATCGATAGAAGCTTGCGCCCAGAGGAAGACTACATCATTGCTGCCGTTTCGCTCGAAGAAGACATGGCAAGTATCCTCAACACCACAATCGAAGCAGTTCCAGTTTCGTTTCCAGCGCTCCGAGATGCCACGAGTAAATGCGAAGTTCTCCAACAAGTCAAGAAATACATTGTTGATGGATGGCCAGCTAATCCAAAGCAATTTGCCGAAGCTGCTCTTCCGTACTACAATCGACGTGAATCCCTCAGTATTATCAGCGAATGCGTGATGTTCAAGGAAAGGGTGAtcgttccagaagtttttcggcgACGCTTGCTGCATCAATTCCACCAAGGACATCCCGGAATGGTTCGTATGAAGACTATCGCACGAAACTACGTTTACTAGCCTGGACTGGATGGTGCAATCGAGGACTATGTTCGACGCTGTAGTCACTGCGCTACTGCTGCTAAGGCTCCCGTCAAGGCGAAACCAGAACCATGGCCCAAAACAGAGAAACCGTGGACACGTATACACATCGACTACGCTGGACCGGTTGATGGCAACTACTTTCTGGTGGTCGTTGATCCCTTTTCCAGATGACCCGAAATAGTTCTCACAAAGTCGACGACTGCAAAAGCTACTATCAAGCACCTCAAACAGATGTTCGCTACGTTTGGAATTCCTGAGACCGTAGTAAGTGACAATGGTACACAATTCACCAGTTTTGAATTCCGGAAATTCTGCGAATCTTTTGGAATCCATCACATCCGCACGGCACCATACCACCCGCAATCAAACGGATTGGCTGAACGTTTTGTGGACACCGTCAAAAGAAGCGTGAAGAAGATTTGCTCAGGAGGAGAGTCCCTAGAAGATTCACTTCAGACGTTTCTAACCGTATACCGTTCCACTCCAACACCGGATCTTGACGGACAGTCACCCGCTGAAAGAATGCTAGGAAGGTCAATGCGAACAGTAGCAGCTCTTTTGAAACCTCCAGAACGTCAGCAGCAGTCCAAGAAAGTCGAGCGGAAGGGAAGTGCTACCAACCGTCAGGATTCTCCAAGATGCTTCAAACAAGGCGATACGGTGACAATGTTTTGCTGAATCGAAATAGTCGACTGATCCGGTCGCACATCAATCAACTACGAAATCGAGTTGAAGTTGAAGAGCAACCGTTACATCAAGATTCACCACTCACGGTTTTCCTCGATGAATTTGGTCTTCGGCAAATGCCGACTACAGAATCAAGAAATAAAGGTCAAATACCTGCTGGTTTAGATGTTCCAATGGTTCCAATTGATGAAGTTTCTTCCTTACCGGTACCCgagttaaaaaaaaagacactacaccgtcttcaaccagaggttgcacagactgaacattcactaacattaggcaacggacaacacggaacacccagtggaccagtggaacCCGAACCAGAATCGGAAGATGAAGAACCTCGTGCAAACCCAGAAACACCGGAACGACCTAGACGATTGCTTAGGCTCCCATCCAAGCTTCAAGGATATTGGTTGTTTTAGAGGGGGAGATGTTACATCATAGCAACCGAGCAATTGATAAATCTAAACAATCTAATGTAACTTGATTATGACATTCAATAAACTTTCAATTCATTCTTTGTCCAACCTTCAAATAAGTAAGACTTATCCACGGACATTTCAGAAACCTTCTTTTGCAGCTTAGGAAAGCTTCTCTAGAAGCTTAGAAGTGCCTTCCCAGTTGCTTGAAAAAGCTATTTTAGAAGCTTAAAAAGAGTTCACCTGAAGTGGAAGCTTTTTCAATAGTTGGAAAGCGTACAATCCATTCCAGTGAGAAATCAATACGAGACCGAGACACTTTTCCATGCTTCCGAGAGAAACTTTTCAAGGTTTCGATGTACAAAATCAACCAACTTCCAGGTgcatttcaaaattttgtgaaaatgtaaattttgctGCAAACCTTTATAAGCTTCAGAGGGAGAGTTATCATGTCGGAGAACTTGTTCAGGCTTCATTCCCGAATTAAAGACCTGTCTCTTGGCAAAATCTCTTCTATGCATCCGGTAAAATATTCCAAAACTTCAGGCTTTTAAAAAAAGGTTTTCGATGCTATTAACTATGCTCTTTcataattcatgaaaaaaaaaacactcaatacTCCAGCGACAAACTTTTTCAGCAATCTGGAATTTTGCGAATCTGCAACTCCAGGGAATGGTTTCGGAGCGTTGAGATTGCTGGTATCCGGAGAATTCAGGAAGCTTTCAAAAGAATGTCAAAGACCGGGGGCGTTCGGAAGGGTTTGCAGGGGTTTTATGAGACATTCTAGGCAGTTTCAGGAAGGTTAAGAAGGGTTTCAAgtcgtttcaggacgtttcaggtgACTTCAAGGGCTTTCACCAGGTTTCGAAAGATAGGAGTTTCAAGAAACTTAATAGTGCAAGCTTCAGCAATGTTACAGAGAAGATTCAAGGtaatttcagggcatttcagaaaaaGTTTAGGAGGGGTTCTCGGGATTAGAGAAATTTCAAGTGAGTTTTAGAGGTTTTTCAAAGCGTTTCGatggtttcaaagcgtttcaagggctTCTGGGAGCGGTTTTCGGAGTTTTCATGAAGCTTTTAAGAtggtttcagagatgtttcctAGGGGGTTTGaagcgttttacacagtgtagtggataactgacactgagaaagattacaagtggcagtcgaaatacgcgtacctgtcaaagaataagcaaaagagggcggaattaaatggtacaatTATTGggatcgaaaagtcggtacaagattaatagacgatgaaaaattgagattttttttcacaattcgacacactgaactataaatcatattttaatgtttttgatcaaccagagtgaactgagtgcaaagtaccgagAAAtacaatgtaattatatcaataatttcaaataatttccatgtattcttcatctctgatcgTTGGGGAAGACCtgcaagtagggtctgggactatttcggcaggagcacctattttgggcacttgctgctataactcagtcaattttgaaacgattgacttgatttttgaaacacgatcaggaaggcgcagtatctagctaaattcaaaaattcaagtcaatcggattgaaattgactgagttatagcagcaagtgcccaaaataggtgctcctgcccaaatggtcccagaccctagtatGTGTACGGAAAGGTTCCAAATAATCCTCGCTGTTGTTAAtctgtgagtggttgaacttttaGCTTGGtttggtttagcagaaccccggccatttcaAAAGCAAGTTAAATCAAGAAGGAATCTAGAGCAGCAAGAGAAGGGCTCTGACAAGCCGacgtttttttttcggaacttctctagaaatactTCTTAGAATGTCTCTCAGGATCACAAGATTTCTTCCGTATTTTTCGCGccattcttggtattccttttcaaATTCAAGGGTTTTTTTTGGGATATATCGCAGATATTATCGCGTAGTTACTCCTGGAGTTTTCTAAATTTCAGCTGAAGTTtttccgcgattccttccggtgttcctcttgggacttcctccaaggctttcttaaggagtttttcacgaaatttccgcaggagttcctcccgtgctttcttccgaagtttctcctgtaatttttttaagaaatttccgtgAGCTTTTTTCTTAAGTTTCtccctggatttctacaggagtttcagctGGGATACTTCCCAAAGGTTTTTTGAAGTGTCaccagagatttctctcggagtttcttccgggacttCTCTCAGAAAATTCCGTTCGCTGTTGGTCCTAGAATCTCtctttgagttttttttctgatttttcccTGGACTTTGGCCTAATATTTTTTCCGGAATGTCTTCAGGGTTTTCTGCCGAAATTATTACCGATGTTTTTCATAGAGTACTTC contains:
- the LOC134291026 gene encoding uncharacterized protein LOC134291026, with protein sequence MPEGDNAVPEIQQVILQMAQLLQQMAQQQQQALPQVQSQEQILESLSSNITEFAFDEENGVTFGRWFDRYQDLFENDARQLEDAAKVRLLLRKLDTPSHSRYINYILPKLPKDVTFEDTVKILKKIFENQVSTFRKSIPMSPVGEE
- the LOC134291027 gene encoding uncharacterized protein K02A2.6-like — encoded protein: MFVSGLKASKHADVRARLLSILEHEKPEAPATLQSLIDEYQRLINLKEDTSIIEQQTSSKSAVHAIRDRKGSASQNSFSKSESKKPKTPCWQCGQMHFVKECVFNNHLCRDCNRVGHKEGYCSCSKKSSNPAKTTPSTISKKRKKGKSSVEAKGVFVVNHIEHRENKRKFVTVAINGVPVPLQIDSASDISIVSETVWKQLGKPAINPSSSQASNASGDPLSLVGEFECEVSIKGETKRGRCFVTSVRDLNLMGIEWIDLFNFWSIPFDSICNQIVMPSKREIDREIQQLKLKHKEVFNETLGLCNRTKVQLHLKPGSKPVFCPKRPVPFHSVPLVDAELNRLQSLGIITPVDFSEWAVPIVAVKKPDGRVRICVDYSTGLNNAMEANNYPLPVPEEIFAQLAGCQVFSVIDLSDAYLQCEVTEDSKQLLTINTHRGLFRFNRLAPGVKSAPGAFQQMIETRTGNLMLNKLLQRLTDCGFHLKIQKCKFFQTEVRYLGHITDRNGIRPDPEKVETISSIPPPTNVSELRSYLGAVNYYGKFVRNIHELRHPLDQLLRKDVKWNWSADCQRSFEQFKEVLKSDLLLTHYNPKLPIVVAADASKTGIGAVIFHKFPNGSMKAIQHASRTLTPAEQAYGQPEKEALALVYGVTKFHKMLLGRRFTLQTDHKPLLSIFGSKKGIPVHTANRLQRWALIMLNYDFDIQYVSTNEFGCADMLSRLIDRSLRPEEDYIIAAVSLEEDMASILNTTIEAVPVSFPALRDATSKCEVLQQVKKYIVDGWPANPKQFAEAALPYYNRRESLSIISECVMFKERPGLDGAIEDYVRRCSHCATAAKAPVKAKPEPWPKTEKPWTRIHIDYAGPVDGNYFLVVVDPFSR